One Setaria italica strain Yugu1 chromosome I, Setaria_italica_v2.0, whole genome shotgun sequence DNA window includes the following coding sequences:
- the LOC101754632 gene encoding defensin-like protein, with protein MALPRGVVLFFLLLLVAEIGTIEAKKLSKHAKKTPKSLMKEEEEEEEEENHCLSQSHQFKGFCFSSDTCAAVCMEESFHGGECKFENALRKCFCKKPC; from the exons ATGGCACTGCCTCGTGGCGtggtcctcttcttccttctcctcctcgtggCAG AGATTGGCACGATCGAAGCCAAGAAGCTATCGAAGCATGCCAAGAAGACGCCGAAGTCCctgatgaaggaggaggaggaggaggaggaggaggagaaccaCTGCCTGTCGCAGAGCCACCAGTTCAAGGGCTTTTGCTTCAGCAGCGACACCTGCGCCGCGGTGTGCATGGAGGAGAGCTTCCACGGCGGAGAGTGCAAGTTCGAGAACGCCCTGCGCAAGTGCTTCTGCAAGAAGCCCTGCTAG
- the LOC101755449 gene encoding uncharacterized protein At2g24330: protein MASSPAAAAAEEVAPAPAPPEAAEAKGKGKRGGVLGRMWRALFGGREDFEKRLQYLSKEEAAVHARMRRRTQFSRRAVRNLIVLSVLAEVLAVVYAIMMTRDEDLTWQMRAIRVLPMFVLPAVSSLIYSTVVNFTRMLERKDQKTLEKLRAERKAKIDELKERTNYYLTQQLIQKYDLDPAAKAAAASVLASKLGEETGLKVHVGEEPKLDAAVARSNDVEILRSDGLRNRKQPNASGSRTGSPSGAHTPAHGTESSPTASAGLETAPAPMVVEHHQGTGASDGGWIAKIAALLVGEDPSQSYALICGNCHMHNGLARKEDYPHVTYYCPHCHALNTSKQSMGQYSGSNSGQSTPAVPADGMSTSSSVQEGELSNLTTLQELPKEGNAEKQETEAS from the exons ATGGCCtcttccccggcggcggcggcggcggaggaggtggcgcctgcgccggccccgcccgaggcggcggaggccaaggggaaggggaagcgGGGCGGGGTGCTGGGGCGGATGTGGCGGGCGCTCTTCGGCGGCCGGGAGGACTTCGAGAAGCGCCTGCAGTACCTGTCcaaggaggaggccgccgtGCACGCGCGGATGCGCCGCCGTACGCAGTTCTCGCGCCGCGCCGTCCGCAACCTCATCGTCCTCTCCGTCCTCGCCGAG GTGTTGGCTGTTGTATATGCTATCATGATGACAAGAGATGAGGATCTAACATGGCAAATGAGGGCAATTCGGGTGCTGCCAATGTTTGTTCTTCCTGCTGTATCCTCTCTGATATATTCAACAGTTGTAAACTTCACAAGGATGC TTGAGCGGAAAGACCAGAAGACACTTGAAAAGTTGAGGGCTGAGAGGAAAGCCAAGATTGATGAGCTTAAAGAGAGAACGAATTATTATCTTACCCAACAGCTTATTCAG AAATATGATCTTGATCCAGCTGCAaaggcagcagcagcttcaGTTTTGGCATCAAAGCTTGGGGAGGAGACTGGTTTGAAAGTTCATGTTGGAGAAGAACCAAAGTTGGATGCTGCAGTGGCTAGAAGCAACGATGTTGAGATATTACGCTCAGATGGTTTGAGAAACAGGAAGCAACCCAATGCAAGTGGAAGCAGGACCGGGAGCCCCTCAGGTGCTCATACCCCAGCACATGGAACTGAATCCAGTCCAACTGCTAGTGCTGGCCTGGAAACTGCACCAGCTCCAATGGTGGTAGAACACCATCAAGGCACAGGGGCGAGTGATGGTGGATGGATTGCAAAAATTGCTGCCTTGCTTGTGGGGGAGGACCCATCACAGTCGTATGCTTTGATCTGTGGCAACTGCCATATGCATAATG GCTTGGCACGGAAGGAAGATTACCCACACGTAACGTACTACTGCCCACATTGTCATGCTTTGAACACATCAAAGCAATCCATGGGCCAATACTCAGGCTCCAACTCAGGCCAGTCAACTCCAGCTGTTCCTGCTGATGGAATGTCCACTTCCAGTTCAGTACAGGAGGGTGAATTGAGTAACCTGACCACATTGCAGGAGCTGCCAAAGGAAGGGAATGCAGAGAAGCAAGAAACAGAGGCAAGTTAA
- the LOC101754239 gene encoding defensin Tm-AMP-D1.2, whose amino-acid sequence MALSRRMAAPVLVFLLLLIASEMGPATVAEARHCLSQSHHFKGLCLSSSNCANVCRVERFPDGECQTTAGTRKCFCKRIC is encoded by the exons ATGGCACTCTCTCGCCGCATGGCCGCGCCGGTCCTCGTCTTCCTGCTCCTCCTCATCGCCTCAG AGATGGgtccggcgacggtggcggaggcgaggcACTGCCTGTCGCAGAGCCACCACTTCAAGGGCCTGTGCCTGAGCAGCAGCAACTGCGCCAACGTGTGCCGCGTCGAGAGATTCCCCGACGGCGAGTGCCAGACGACGGCCGGCACGCGCAAGTGCTTCTGCAAGAGGATCTGCTAG
- the LOC101755044 gene encoding gibberellin 2-beta-dioxygenase 8, which yields MPAFAGSAAEPPLADSYHALLRRHGGGDNDDGAHTAAVPVAECELPMIDVGCLTRDGGGSEAERAACAAAIARAAEEWGFFQVRNHGVAPGLLDAMRREQARLFRLPFEAKSTAGLLNDSYRWGTPTATSPRQLSWSEAFHVPLAGVSGDRCNFGDLTALRDVTREVAGAMSKLAGTLARVLAEALLAGRRPAGERFPEGCDETTCFLRLNRYPPCPVSPDAFGLVPHTDSDFLTVLCQDHVGGLQLMKGARWVAVKPIPGALIVNIGDLFQAWSNNRYKSVEHKVVTNATTERYSVAYFLCPSYDSPIGTCEEPSPYRTFTFGEYRSKVQEDVKRTGKKIGLPNFLV from the exons atgcCGGCCTTCGCGGGGAGCGCAGCGGAGCCGCCGCTGGCGGACAGCTACCACGCGCTGCTccggcgccacggcggcggcgacaacgACGATGGCGCTCACACGGCAGCAGTGCCCGTGGCGGAGTGCGAGCTCCCGATGATCGACGTAGGGTGCCTGACGCGCGACGGCGGTGGCTCGGAGGCGGAGCgggcggcgtgcgcggcggccatcgcgcgcgccgccgaggagTGGGGGTTCTTCCAGGTGCGCAACCACGGCGTGGCCCCGGGGCTCCTGGACGCGATGCGCCGGGAGCAGGCGCGCCTGTTCCGCCTCCCGTTCGAGGCCAAGTCCACGGCCGGCCTGCTGAACGACTCCTACCGCTGGGGCACCCCGACCGCGACGTCGCCGCGGCAGCTCTCCTGGTCCGAGGCTTTCCACGTCCCGCTCGCCGGCGTCTCCGGCGACCGCTGCAACTTCGGCGACCTCACCGCACTCAG gGACGTGACGCGGGAGGTGGCGGGCGCGATGTCGAAGCTTGCCGGCACGCTGGCGCGCGTGCTCGCCGAGGCGCTCCTGGCGGGGCGGCGCCCGGCCGGGGAGCGCTTCCCGGAGGGTTGCGACGAGACGACGTGCTTCCTCCGGCTGAACCGGTACCCGCCGTGCCCGGTCTCCCCCGACGCCTTCGGCCTGGTGCCGCACACCGACAGCGACTTCCTCACCGTGCTGTGCCAGGACCACGTCGGCGGCCTGCAGCTCATGAAGGGCGCCAGGTGGGTGGCCGTCAAGCCCATCCCCGGCGCCCTCATCGTCAACATCGGGGACCTGTTCCAG GCTTGGAGCAACAACAGATACAAGAGCGTGGAGCACAAAGTGGTGACCAACGCGACGACGGAGCGCTACTCCGTCGCCTACTTCCTTTGCCCGTCCTACGACTCGCCCATCGGCACGTGCGAGGAGCCTTCTCCTTACAGGACGTTCACGTTCGGGGAGTACAGGAGCAAGGTGCAAGAAGACGTCAAGAGAACCGGGAAGAAGATCGGGCTCCCTAATTTCCTCGTCTAG